The Manduca sexta isolate Smith_Timp_Sample1 chromosome 20, JHU_Msex_v1.0, whole genome shotgun sequence DNA segment GTTCGGACGGAGGTTGACACCAATTTCTGttcaaatatatacatacattttgtaataataataattcaccACCTTAGTTctcatatattacatatatatgtatttatgtataataatatttattttatgtatttatatatctatatgtatacatatacatatttttattatttgttattgaaacttttaaattttctaccTTTCTTTCATGCACcgaccatgattatctctgcaccaccctaaggttggctgGTAGATAATGTCTatagtccgcctgtatacatttgtatatgaagtgctaattaaataatatgtctaagttgtattcatatttaaaaaaacgataattataaacaatgtaaCTATAATACGTTACCGAAAATATTACAACCTTAATTTGGAAATTCATTGCTATATCAAATTACAATGGTACTCTcacattaacaattttttattgttatttggtAAAAACCATTCATAATTCGTTAAAAGTTAACCTTGAATATTTCAGGGGGTTGAGCGTGACGTAATGGATTGCACTATTTTGTTTGAGTGATGTTGCCACTGTTTATGCATAGTCGtttcgcttatcatcagacaaGTAACTTGCTCGTTCTTAgtcattttaattagaaaataaaatcacaaacatgatatgataggggatGAACTGatcaccatatcgagcacaaattccagacaccggacaaactgattaaaaaattccaatatcactttgtccgaccggAGGATTGAACcagacctcagtactgcagtTGTACTGCAATACTACTACGTTACCTAggtaatcaaatatattaataataagctCACCGTCAGCGCATATAGGTCCCTTGAAGGCGGTCCACCTGCAGTCGCAGGAGTAGGAGTCGTATCCCTCGAGACACGTGCCGTTGTTCAGGCACGGAGATGAGGAGCATTTCCCCACGCAGCCCTCCGATATGCCGTATATACCTGGAAATAGAGTCgatgttaataatattgtttaatgggATAAgggaatattattaatgtattgatgtatatttaaagttttttttttaatggtatggtgtattttggaaatatttgccattaatttattttattttttgaggaataaatcttttatttattctaacatCATGGGTACGTTCTAGTGCTTAATgggttgtttaaaaatattttgtttccgtAGTATTATTTTCCGACGTAGTATGACGGCAGTCAGCTTTGGTTGTAAAATAGCATACCTAATAAACTTTGCTGAATCAAAAATtcgaatatataaaatgtttggtaTCACACAAATTTCTAATCGAAATTCTACGCGGTGTATAGTGTTCACATAGAATTATTTTCCAAAGTAACTTGACAGAAGTCAGTTTTGTTAGTAAATAGCACATTGAACAAACTTTGCTGAACTAAAAATTcgaatatatacaattttagacatgaCACAGTTTTTTTTAGGGGTTCCTTCACGTGttgtgtggcggtacaattagtgcatataccgccatcttgtcaacatcgctgGAACtacaagaggatcgatgcagtgacacaacagggtaccggactcatttgtgttctttactattatcaaatatttacataatataaattataacacagaaggaattattaaaatccggtaaaaaatcaacaagttataagtctttgaatttcggtggaaggggtaattaacaagaaacagaaaagagacgaaatatccacatgtgacgtcatcgggaattacgacgcgtgcgaaaaaagagatgaagcgatatccccacatcgcgcccacttatacacattacaatattttaaatatgaattactcgctcattttttaaccaattttaatgcagttttcgcaggagtgcttctttttcatattattaaccattacatatagaataatgtacaaaatcaagcataggccggtcccctactGGAGTGTTAATCatacagcaatcacgatagatggcgacatcgatcctgaatcacgcttgcacaatttgcgcgacgtgcagcatatataccaccaaCGAATtggaactgtcggaggggccgcgacCGGTCACAAgtaacatctgcctgactgggaatcttccccttccatagaggaatgtaaccatctgttcctctacagtggcgttaacctttacgccgctacagtGGATGTGTGCGTGTGGTGCGTACCGCGGCGTGCGAGCGCGCGCAGGTCGACGGGGCGGCCGTTGAGCAGCAGCGCGCGCACGCAGCCCACGAACCCGTCGGCGCGGTCGAGCGCCGCGCCCAGCGCCAGCCCCGTGCTCAGGTAcagcgcgcgcgcgccgccgcgcgccgagCGGATCTCGTTCTTCAGCGCGCCGTCCACCACCACGCGCGCCTCCTTACTGCAACACGCACATGTTCACGGAACCCACACCGATACTGTTTCActagttataaatatgtttcataacattataattgaagGGACAGATACATAGGTGCAAACataacactatattttttttatgcgcGAGTATTGCATTGTCATAACTTCTGACGTTCgtttatttagaaacaataCACACGCGCTACATGTGAATGTGAAGAACTCACCTTAGCAAATTTTATAGTGGATTAAAATATCAGAAATATCTTTCTTTAGGTGTATACTTTATTAGTAAAAACTGATACTGGCATCCGAAAAAAATGAActtttctacaatatttaataacaattataagccaacatatttacaaaactcatcactaaaattataaatcaaccCCCCTCACTATGATATAAATCTTGAAATAATCAAAACTCTAAATTGATCCATCGACCCagataacacaacaaaaatggtttcataagtaataataaaaaatggtccttcgagccagatTCCacaacaaaagtattttatggatataaatcaaacaaaatctaACTCAAATGAGACcctacaatacaataaatactcaCCGATTTCTCTCAATTGAAACGGAATGCCATTGATTGTCAGCCAAACGGTTGCTAGTTTCCACGGAAACGCCAAGAGGAGTGTCTCCCACTTGAAACTGGAATTGGAGCTGATCACCACCGATGATCGAGAGCTTTATGTAGTCTTGAGGACCCTGGAATTAGTAAATGGTTATCGAACGAACCTATTGAAAGCGACATCgaattgttaagttttttttttttttgcgtaacTGCCTTGGTTATCACCGGGGATACCCAgctaatggtgtacaggcgatcccccggcttagcaaccacggcagcccctgatgagttggtgggccgTACTGCCATCACTGGAGGTTCGGTAGCCTCCAGCTAGGCGGTCCCAGGGCCCGGGATGAAGAAGGGAGGGCATAGAGGGAAGGACGGGAAGAGGAAGGAAGAGGAGTTATCAGGATGGCTGGAAcaagggaagggaaatgttcacaaacccttagacagacctcaatgtgaatttagcaaccaagcggcatacgcacgagctgtgcgcctagggtcgcggcacatgtgcccccatgcatgggcgtgcatttgtaaggagaccaagcgcacaagaattgcctcgggaggATTGTTAAGTATTTTGATATCATTTGAAAAGGAAAAacattctgaaataaaatatacgttgCGACCATTAAATAATTAGGCAATCTGTCAACCAACTAACCTATGTAAATTATCGAAATCTTATTCGATAACAAAGATATTAGTGTGATATATACTTCTACTAacatattatgattatgatgCCACCTTTATGTGCCACCCTGTATACCTTGATCTGACAAATAGGAAAAATCTTATGACTTTTTTAAAACCTATCTATAGCTCAAAATTAATTCGCCACAATCTTATAAAATTGTAAGCGTTATTACCTTGGAGTGAAGAAGTACGGCGTTCTCCCTCGTCGTCTTGAACTCGAAGTAGATGTCGCCGCTATGGCCTAGGTCGAACATCGGCAGTATGATCACCGAGTCCGATATGCGGAATGTTATCGCGTTGCTAAACAAGTCTGGAaagataacataaattataatattcataattatataagtaattttaattgttatttagaaataataattattattcttatacatcgTTTTGACGTATAATACATGTAAGTTGgttcgcctatgtgataaataaagtttttttttctatactaaGTTTGAGTCAAATTTATCCAACTATCGGTCTGGACTAATTTATCCGTTTCTATCTATTTAAACTGTCTTTGAACTATTGTGGTATGTTTTGAAGAATATAACAGATAATGCAATCATTGCGCGTTAGAAAACCATCAGACATTTTAGGGTGATAAATAATAGACAAGCATATCTTACCATCTCCCTCACACAACAGCGGTCCGAGTGTGTAGCGTCCCTCTTTCTCGTCCAGATGACTGCCGGTGTCGCCGAATCGCAGCTGCTTTACCGGTAAGAATTCCTTCTCAGTAATTTCTCCGCCGTCAGATTGGAATTCTGTGGGGAAAAGGTATATTAATTATCGATATAGATATATACTGTAGGTGTAAAAAGAAAACTGCAAAAATACTTCAAAAACATTGTTGACTCACAAATTTTATCAGGCCATATATTCGTCCATaaggttttattatataatttttttatgccaACCGATTGTGTACAAATTGATAATCGATATGAATGTACGATCGATACCATGTAAGGCACGTACCCTCCGGCTTGAGGTGCGTGTACTCAGCGTCGCAGTTGCACCACTTGGTGTTGTCGACGCAGGCGCCGAGCACGCCGCACTGGCACATGCGCGAGCCGGGCGTGGCGCCGGCCCAGTAGTCCATGCGCTGCCCCGTGCGCGACACCCACCACGCGAACGGGTGGAACGACGACTCCTCGCCTGCGCACCACACCACACATCATAAACCGtgaatacacataatataatttgaatatgaaGAGCGTGAACACTAACTAGGCGAGTTAAGCAGCCGCGAGTGTCGGCACATGTACTCGAGGCGCTGCATGCAGTTGAGCGAGCGGTTGAGCAGCGCCTCGAGCTGCTGGCGGCCGGCGTCGTAGATGATGTCCTGGCGGAAGCTGCCCGGCTCCTGGTACCCGTCCACCAGCGTGCTCACGGACGACGAGTGCTGCACGGCGGTGATAATGCGACCGTCCGCTGCGAATGATAAACCATACGAATAAATTGATTACTTGTATCGATTAATGTTATTActcggtaatatttttttaactaactgCAAGAAGTAGGTTATTTCTATCAGCCCGGATggcgaccacggtacacaaggtCTAAAACCCGCTATATTTGCTTATGTAACCATCATTCGTCAGCGACTTACCACCAAGTGCAGTGGAGGAGGAGGATgtctatataataaaagtatttgctttttttaatgacgagacgagtttatTGTTCACCTTGTGGTAAGCAATATGACTGCCCACATGCAataaaataccatccaacaccttgaattacaaagtattgtttggttttcctttgcgctcgccattctaagacatgagatgataagtcttattatgtccagtagttacactggctacaaagtccttctAACCGAAACACAGTTTGATAACACCCTGCTGCTTCGCTTGTATGAATATGTATCATGTAAGAATGTGCTGCAATGATAGTAAATATACGTACAGTAGAACTCGCAGGTGACGGGGAAGGCCGGCAGCGGGCCGGAGCCGTCCACGTCGATGTGTATCTCGGCGGAGCGCGACACCGCCTGCACGTTCTTGTACGCCTGGCACGACAGCGGGTGCACCGCTGCGAACAGAACAGTCGACCGTCACCTACCGCCACAATATGTTATACAAATAGTAGTCTGCTTGGGACTTTTTTctaatgcggcgatagcctagttgggtgtggaacggactgccgagacgaatgtccgcaggttcaaatcccaagggcacacactttgtcccgcaatgaaattaatcaaatagaaagatagggagaaaTCGGAAATATTagttgtccacttccctccgtAGCAAAGCGTACTCTGCTTGTAATAAGGGACTACACctctcaaaaataaaaacccaaACTTTACTGCAGTGGTTTCTAACGTAAACCGAATCTTGATCCACATAACAAAAAATTCCAAACTATCAACTTACATTTAATTTCATGagttaaatactaaattaaatacattttaattacttttctcGTTCATAGGGGTCCACCATCCCATTTTTTCAGAGCTCGAACAATATGGTCGGTATAGTAGAGTTCTTTGGAATGAAAAGGAATGAAAAGAAATTCAAGTGCCACCTCGCACATTCCAAAAATTCTTTGGAATGTGCGAGGTGGCACTTGCCTCCAAAATTACTATCGATGTTAATTGCATTACCTTATTAatcaagttaatttattataataaaatcaatgtctaccagtggcgaaagatgaaattttccgaaaaagaACACCACACAACATACAGATAttaatatacatgaatgcggtctgcaaatcttctacacaaaggggagccggcaggaatcgggttatgtggacccttcgccaccGAGGTCTACCGCTGATAAAACAATACTAAAGCATACAATATGTTAGCAGTAACTCACAGGTATGGCAGACCGCGCCGGCGTACCCTGTCCCCTGGCAGTTGCAGGTGAACTCCTCAGCGGTCTGCGTGCAGATGCCACCATGCTCACAAGGGTTCGGGTTGCATCTGGAGAATTTAAATGATATCAATCACTACAATCACTTTGCCTAACACTGATCACTATGACTTGTtggctctataacttttttttacagaaaaatgAACCATCACTATCaagcaaatatataaaataacacccCTATTCATAGACggtatttatctaaggacagagcattgctatgataataagtctgtttctcagtgctgacagcatggcagccttcgcagtgcgaagccatagggccgttgtgattggctaaaattgagatacaacttgaatctaactgggtgtcagataaacaaagttgaacaaacaggaagctgtcagataaacaaagctgaaaaacaaacttgttatcacagcaatgctccatcctttgATAAATagcgtctatgaataagggggtaagataatttatataagacTTATAACAGTATAACACCTGTTGGTTTTCGGACCAATGTTGAGTTTGTAATGTTATTCAGCCCCGAGTACTCACCTGTCGATCATCTGGCAGGCATCGAACACCACCTCGTTGGGACAGCAGTAGTCTTCCTTCTTCCAGTCGGTTGGCAGCCTGTAGTTGCCGTCCACCGCTATCTTACGCATGCAGCCCACGAAGCCGCGAGGAGGCGCCTTACCACCTAGTAATACAGAAGTTAGCAGCTTTAGATGTATATTGCAAGACCCAACAAATTCCACCTTCTCAATGACTATTTTATCTTACCAAGGGTTAGGTTATGACTCAACTAAACAAGCCATTATTGCTGGTTCTATATGCTTTAAGTCGCTATCTAGTGTTAAAAGTAACAATTGGATATGTCtgtttttacaaatattcacagtttaattaaaaacgtattGAGCACTTCTGTATACTGTGTGGGCATTAAAGCAGTTCTACACATGATAAAAGTGTGAATAAAATCAGAACTAGTTGacttaatatcattaaatacataaaaaaaaaatagacaaatgcAAATCCGTACTATAAAAAactgcttcttgccaaatttcctAATTCTAAGGCAACAGGAAGTACAGGACTTACAAGTTTGTTTATCATAGCTTAGAGAGACTATAGACCcgattatattatgatatttattttcaaattaataccTCAACACGATTCTGTGagaaagggtcttgacagacagacaaCAAAATGATCCTATAAAATTCCTTTTGAACTACAAAAccctaaaaaaattaattactatcCAAATGAAGGTAAATTGTATAGTGCGTATACGCCTCTTATGAGCCCATTGATATAAAATCAACATAACACTCACCAGCTATATAGTAAGTGCTGCCGGTAAGGAACTTGAGCCTCTTGGAGGTGTGCACGGGTCGCCGGTCCACCGACACTGtgagcgagtctatcgccatggTGACCATCAGCGAATGCCATCTGCCGTCGTTGAACTGCTCCAGGTAGTTGTCCAGCTTCACTTTGGGCATGCCCTGGGTTTCCAGCTCTACTCTAACTTTACCCTCGTCTAGGTACACCtggaaatataaattagacTTGATAAACGTGGTCGTAATGTTTCTTGATAGACCAATGAGATGACgctttgtaaaaatgtattgtacaaTAAACGCAATAAATTATGAGTACAAAGGAAAAATGGTGGGGGTGagtgtgtaaaaaaaatgtgtatagtAGCCTCATAACACATGCAACCCAATAAACAATGCACATCGACTAGGTAATCAATCGCGCGAAACATCGCATTTtggctgttggtaggatatatttcatatccaccCGGACAAAAGGTGTTTAAAcctgccatagtagcccacgtaagtgtgtgtcGCGTTatgggatcagactgtgtatattgggctcaaacaagccggcataattgtgtcgactgtcgaggggtaatcacaccttaaggcgatacctcaaggtccattttcatacattttgtttcaccgttaatctgggtaactaaacaagtattggcaagtaaagaatttaaattcacgtctagttagtgattagttctcgcagttgaaagaaaaccgtaaaaataattaataatcatggatatctcggcctttaaaatttcgtcatattaaattttcacGTCACTTTTCTGTTAGCAGTGAAACCAACTAATCAcatgtgctcacgactcgtgcctccGTAGCATACCTTGATATAGCCGTCGGTGTTGAACTTGTGGTAGACGAGCAGGCCGTGCAGCTCGTAGGTGCGGAACTCGAGCGACACGTTGAGCGTGTTGCCGCCGGAGTAGCCGCGCAGCTTCGCGAACGAGCCCGAGCGCAGGAACGTCACCGGCACCACCGGAGGCTCCTGCGCAGGACATGTGGGCTAGTAAACTTGATGGTGGCAGCATACTTAATGATaatccagatagcgaccaccgtacacaagatgtaaaacgttatgtaagtgtttcgcgttcgAGTATTAAccgtgtatattcggtttcaaaccggccggcataatcgtgtcaaCTGACGAAGGACAAAAATCGATAACCCACTCCACATAATATCAGGTGAAGTGAGGTTACTTTGCCgtttgcgtatttttttttttttttttacttatcttCATTGTACTGGCAATTCTAACCAGACATTATAATGGGGTAAATAACAACgacggtataaaaaataataatataatagtaagtgTATGATTTCATTATCAGAATTTATACAATTAGATTTGTTAACGAAGGATCAATGTGTTACTGCTTCGTCTACTGGCAATAATAACTGGACGCCATTATTAACAacggtttaaaaaatataaattaaactgttCAATAAATCCAATGAAGAAATAATACGTGAAGGAGTGATTTCTTTGAAACTTCTCAcacatgtaattttattttctacttaCAGGACACGCATACAGGGTGTTCACTTTCTGGAACTTGAAAGCCTCTCCCGACTCGTACCCTTGCTTCAGATCCTGGATCACATTGGTCGCGTTCAAGTACATGTTCTCGACGCAGCCCGTGAAGTTCTGGTTGACCACCAACCCTTCTTGGAAGTTTGGCACGCCTCCTATGTAtaactgaaaacaaaaaaagtaaccCAAAATACAAAACGTTTAACATGACTTATCCAGCTGACTTGGTTATTTGTACACCTGTGAAATTGGGAGCAATAGGGGTGAGGATTCCATTCCCAGATCAAACAACTAAAATAGGTGCAACACATCTCAGTTGTCCGGAATAGGGTTACATGATAGGGTAATAGGATTGTCTCTTATTAAATAATGGGACAGATAAAGCTAAAAAAATCGGGTCAAACAGACCAGCATACTTGTGTCAattggcgaggggtaatcatctctcatcagtcaatactctatctggactctactccacttaccatcagctgcagtctCTTTAGGTCTCTTTGCCCGTACAAAAAAAGCTTTTGAGGACAAAATCTCAGGACGAAAAAGACAgtcttttttaaagtttttttttatggcctCAGTAGACAAGGAAACAAACgttccgcctgatggtaagcagcatccaccgctcatggactaaagcaatacTAGAggtacagccaagccgttgccttcTGGGTTGCCAATAGTAAAACTTCTATACTCACAGCCCTATTCAAGTTGAGCCTCGAGAATTCCCCTTTGATCCTGTCGCGTACAATAACTCTGTCCACAGAGAAGATGATGTCCCTTCTGTTGCGCGATATGACCACGTCGTGCCATATGTTGTCGTCGAGGAGGCTGCCCACCGACATCGACGAAGATGTACCTGAACCTGTTGGGGGAAATGTTAGccttgtgtaaaattatttaatttaaaagcaagTAATCATTAAAGTAACGGATAGTTGAAATATAGACATAACATACAATGTGGTGTCATTACAACAAATTCTCagatttacattaattattatgcaaTGTGTACTAATTGATAGGGATGTTTTTAGTATtcttgatttataatattacgaatcaaataattattttgtttatatttacgcTTTCGTGGTTGTTTTGTATACAGGGTGTAACACAATTAATGTAACTTTTAATATGACACCGTGTATTATTATTCTgaatacagatttttattaatttacataattttttaaaatcaatttttttactaaaatttaacTCATGACGTCAAAATCATCAGCAACACTCACCCAAATCGACATTCAGCACTAGTCTATTGTCCCTCAGCTGAAGCGCTATGTAGTCCCCCTGCGTCCCCCTGGAATACAAGAGCGCTCCCGACGCCGTGCTGGTCTTGAACCTGAACCTTATCACCTCGCGGGACGCCGATATGGGGTCCCGCAGGAGGTCCATCTTGACCAGAGACGAGCCGTTGAAGTACAATGTGTCGGCGACTGTTGAAAATTAAAagcttttttaaatacttactaagGTATTCAAATAAACCTATTTTGCAggtttttatcgcgatttttatattattattttctctcgatgtttcgaagactttgcagccttcgtggtcactgGACGAACTCCCATATAACACAAGTAATTATTACTAAGGTGTAAGAATTCTCAGGATATTCTGGTTCCTTACAAGTGATGCTGTGGTAAATAAAAGACCATGGCTTTTTTAAAACCCTATACGATATAAGTATATTACCAATCATTTAAGAGCAATAATTCaaatgtaagtaattaatattttagttggaATACTTGAAAAATGTCTTAGGACGATGAGGGCTGTTCAGCTTTGTTCAAGTTCCGATGGAGCTTCTGTTTATTGGCAGCCAATACCCATTAGCATCAGCCAAGCTActagctcgtctcgacattcagtAGTATTTGTCTTTTTTAAATACTGTACTACTACTACAATTAAGGATTGTCctcaatgaatataaaaaatattttgttaatgtttacCATAATCACATCCGTACAGCTCGACCCTCATGGATATCTTGTCGCGCCACCGCATCGGGTTGATGCGAATGAACTGCGCTATGATCGGCACTTCGAACTCATTCTTCTGTACTGTGTTGCCGTCCACGTTGCCTTCGAACATCTGGTGGGTTATAGTTTGATATATTACtgtattagcttttgctcgcggcttataatttcccgggataaacagcttataaccttcccagggtcttaaacctccataccaaattacataaaaatccgtttagtagattttgagaaaatcgataacatacagacagacagaaaaggggactattttataatacgtGTATATTATAGGCTAAATCAAATCTTATTCgtgtataaatgtatatagaTGTTGTTAGTAAATGCAAAAACCGCCCACggatttgtttgtatgtttagcATGAAGAGCATGACctcaataaacatataaatctcTCTTTacagttaataaaatcaaaatgaagaAAATGAGACTTTTACAAATTGTATACGATTCTTTCTTACTGATCATAAGATAGGTACTAGTTATGTATATGCTAAAGTATCGGCACGCTATGATGGCCGTTTTGACTGATCACTCATCAATAATTCATACCTACATAGAAGAAGCTAATTGTTGTACAATACTGTCAATAGTGACGTTTATAGAATGAATTATTCGGTTATGGTAAAACCCAAACACGCTATTTTTGGTGCCAACGTTGCACGTATCGCTTAGTGATGCGCacctacttatataaaacaGTGCACTAAGTACAAAAATCGCGAACGGGTGCAccataattaacataaaatttgttaaaattatttctaacatTTGTACTGAACATTTATAAACCTTTGAACAGTTTATCGCGtgcattaattatttaaccCAATCCGAAACCCCACATTttggtccttcaagccggaaTTCTACGACACATCTCGTCACTTATATGATCGTTTGCCAGCAAAACTTTTACCTAAAGCAAACTCGCGTAGTTcgtattcattttattcattCGTGGCAATATtcagtttattgaaatatatgaaacaaacatttttatttttacttttaatcagCTACTGTGATTTACAATATTCCAAGATAAAAATCCTGAACATATTCCGTGTGCCAAACATATAAATCAGTTCAACGGTTTAAGCATGGCTGGCTAACCCTAGAACATGCTACATCCAT contains these protein-coding regions:
- the LOC115448133 gene encoding neurexin-4 isoform X2, producing the protein MMSGFVYYFVVLLCHSITNSKADSARYYYDYECNEPLVENAKLSATSSLRDRGADNAKLYGTSAWTAQESSYYQQLTVNLRKRMELRGIATRGRYATDEYVTEYMLQYSDDGESWRDVASADGFAQMFEGNVDGNTVQKNEFEVPIIAQFIRINPMRWRDKISMRVELYGCDYVADTLYFNGSSLVKMDLLRDPISASREVIRFRFKTSTASGALLYSRGTQGDYIALQLRDNRLVLNVDLGSGTSSSMSVGSLLDDNIWHDVVISRNRRDIIFSVDRVIVRDRIKGEFSRLNLNRALYIGGVPNFQEGLVVNQNFTGCVENMYLNATNVIQDLKQGYESGEAFKFQKVNTLYACPEPPVVPVTFLRSGSFAKLRGYSGGNTLNVSLEFRTYELHGLLVYHKFNTDGYIKVYLDEGKVRVELETQGMPKVKLDNYLEQFNDGRWHSLMVTMAIDSLTVSVDRRPVHTSKRLKFLTGSTYYIAGGKAPPRGFVGCMRKIAVDGNYRLPTDWKKEDYCCPNEVVFDACQMIDRCNPNPCEHGGICTQTAEEFTCNCQGTGYAGAVCHTSVHPLSCQAYKNVQAVSRSAEIHIDVDGSGPLPAFPVTCEFYSDGRIITAVQHSSSVSTLVDGYQEPGSFRQDIIYDAGRQQLEALLNRSLNCMQRLEYMCRHSRLLNSPSEESSFHPFAWWVSRTGQRMDYWAGATPGSRMCQCGVLGACVDNTKWCNCDAEYTHLKPEEFQSDGGEITEKEFLPVKQLRFGDTGSHLDEKEGRYTLGPLLCEGDDLFSNAITFRISDSVIILPMFDLGHSGDIYFEFKTTRENAVLLHSKGPQDYIKLSIIGGDQLQFQFQVGDTPLGVSVETSNRLADNQWHSVSIERNRKEARVVVDGALKNEIRSARGGARALYLSTGLALGAALDRADGFVGCVRALLLNGRPVDLRALARRGIYGISEGCVGKCSSSPCLNNGTCLEGYDSYSCDCRWTAFKGPICADEIGVNLRPNSLIKYDFLGSWRSTINEKIRVGFTTTNPKGFLLGFYSNISGEYLTLMVSNSGHLRVVFDFGFERQEIVFQGKHFALGQYHDVRLSRKNSGATLVLQVDNFETQEYNFNVKESADAQFNNIQYMYIGRNESMAEGFVGCVSRVEFDDIYPLKLLFQQDPPPNVRSLGGGILNEDFCGVEPVTHPPEPIETRPPPLVDLQHELDYHKTDEAILGTVLAFIFLMLIVVAIVLVRALSRHKGEYLTQEERGAAGALDPDAAALAATTGARVTKRREFFI
- the LOC115448133 gene encoding neurexin-4 isoform X4, which produces MLSCMMFEGNVDGNTVQKNEFEVPIIAQFIRINPMRWRDKISMRVELYGCDYVADTLYFNGSSLVKMDLLRDPISASREVIRFRFKTSTASGALLYSRGTQGDYIALQLRDNRLVLNVDLGSGTSSSMSVGSLLDDNIWHDVVISRNRRDIIFSVDRVIVRDRIKGEFSRLNLNRALYIGGVPNFQEGLVVNQNFTGCVENMYLNATNVIQDLKQGYESGEAFKFQKVNTLYACPEPPVVPVTFLRSGSFAKLRGYSGGNTLNVSLEFRTYELHGLLVYHKFNTDGYIKVYLDEGKVRVELETQGMPKVKLDNYLEQFNDGRWHSLMVTMAIDSLTVSVDRRPVHTSKRLKFLTGSTYYIAGGKAPPRGFVGCMRKIAVDGNYRLPTDWKKEDYCCPNEVVFDACQMIDRCNPNPCEHGGICTQTAEEFTCNCQGTGYAGAVCHTSVHPLSCQAYKNVQAVSRSAEIHIDVDGSGPLPAFPVTCEFYSDGRIITAVQHSSSVSTLVDGYQEPGSFRQDIIYDAGRQQLEALLNRSLNCMQRLEYMCRHSRLLNSPSEESSFHPFAWWVSRTGQRMDYWAGATPGSRMCQCGVLGACVDNTKWCNCDAEYTHLKPEEFQSDGGEITEKEFLPVKQLRFGDTGSHLDEKEGRYTLGPLLCEGDDLFSNAITFRISDSVIILPMFDLGHSGDIYFEFKTTRENAVLLHSKGPQDYIKLSIIGGDQLQFQFQVGDTPLGVSVETSNRLADNQWHSVSIERNRKEARVVVDGALKNEIRSARGGARALYLSTGLALGAALDRADGFVGCVRALLLNGRPVDLRALARRGIYGISEGCVGKCSSSPCLNNGTCLEGYDSYSCDCRWTAFKGPICADEIGVNLRPNSLIKYDFLGSWRSTINEKIRVGFTTTNPKGFLLGFYSNISGEYLTLMVSNSGHLRVVFDFGFERQEIVFQGKHFALGQYHDVRLSRKNSGATLVLQVDNFETQEYNFNVKESADAQFNNIQYMYIGRNESMAEGFVGCVSRVEFDDIYPLKLLFQQDPPPNVRSLGGGILNEDFCGVEPVTHPPEPIETRPPPLVDLQHELDYHKTDEAILGTVLAFIFLMLIVVAIVLVRALSRHKGEYLTQEERGAAGALDPDAAALAATTGARVTKRREFFI